In Alteromonas sp. RKMC-009, the genomic stretch TACACGAAGTGGGCTCTAATAACCCTGACGGTGTGGCCATCAAGCACAAGAAGGGCTCTCTGCCTGAAAGTGAAAAGACTAAATACGAAATCCACGAGTACTACACCAGTAAATATGACATCGCTGATGATGTGGTGCCCTTCTTCCCGCACATCGTGCTTAAGGATTTAGTGGCGTTCAGTATCTTCCTTTTCGTATTCTGTTACATCATGTTCTTTGCGCCAGAAATGGGGGGTAAGTTCCTTGAACATCCAAACTTTGAAATTGCTAACCCGCTGAAGACGCCGGAGCATATTTTCCCTGTGTGGTACTTCACACCTTTCTACGCCATCCTCAAAGCGGTGCCGGATAAGCTGTTTGGTGTTATTGCTATGTTTGGTGCCATTGCGGCCCTGTTTGCACTGCCGTGGCTTGACCGTGGACGGGTGAAGTCATGGCGTTACCGCTGTGGCCTGCACAAAGTCAACTTGCTGCTTTTCGCTGCGGTATTCGTATTCCTTGGTTACCTGGGCGGTACACCACAGGAAAACTGGAAAATCATTGCTTCTCAGGTGGCTACCGTGTTGTATTTTGGTTTCTTCGTGGCACTGTTCTTATACAGCAAAAATGAAACGACGAAGCCTGTACCAGCGAGGATCCCGAAATGAGAAAACTAATGTTGTTACTGGCATTCCTCGTACCGGGTATGGCGATGGCTGCCAGCGGAAATGTCCATCTGGACAAAGCGCCAGTTGATTTAACCGATAAAGCGTCGTTACAGCGCGGTGCCAAAATCTTTATGAATTACTGCCTGGGTTGCCACTCTATGCAATACCAGCGCTATCAGCGTACCTTCACCGATTTAGGTATTCCTGATGAGATTGGTCAGGAAAACCTCCAGTTTACCGGTGAGAAGGTGACGGATTACATCACCCGTTCTATGCCTGAAGAAGCAGCTGCTACCTGGTTTGGTGCGGCGCCGCCTGACCTGACGCTGGTGAACCGCGTCAGAGGCTCCGACTGGATTTATACTTACCTGCGCAGCTTTTATGTTGATGAAAGCCGTCCGTTTGGTGTGAACAATGTGGTATTTAAAGATGTAGGTATGCCTCATGTCCTTCAGCCGCTTCAGGGCACGCCCCGTTTAACCCATGAAGAAACCATGGTTGACGGTGAAATGAAAGAGCAGTTTGTGGGTATTAAAACCGATGGTGACGGTGCGCTGAGCACAGAAGAGTACGATCAGGCGATTGCTGACCTGGTTAACTTCCTTGCATACAGTGGCGAACCGTTCCGCCTGCAATCCGAAGCTATCGGAAAGTGGGTACTGGTGTTCATTGTTGTGCTGTTCATCTTCGTTTTCTTACTGAAGAAAGAATACTGGAAGGAAGTGCACTAATTTCTGTTAATTTGTGTATAATACGCAAGGGGGCATTCCGCCCCCTTTTTTAGCATTTGTTTCTGGTCGCAATACGGCCGGGCAAGGTAACACTCTCGACGGAGGAAAATGAATGGCCGTAGCCGCGAATAAGCGTTCAATCATGACGTTGTTCTCAGATACTATTGACATATATAGTCACCAGGTTCGTATTGTTTTGGCGGAAAAAGGTGTGGGTGTTGAAATTAGCTACACTGATCCAACTAACCTGCCTGAGGATCTGATTGATCTGAACCCCTACGGTACTGTGCCAACCCTCGTTGACAGAGAGTTAGTGTTATATAAATCCCATATCATCATGGAATACTTAGATGAGCGTTTCCCTCATCCTCCATTGATGCCGGTATACCCTGTTTCCCGTGGTCAGAGCCGCTTGATGATGCACCGCATCGAACAGGACTGGTATTCTCTGGCTGCGCGTATTTTCCGTAATGAAGGTGATGTAGAAGCTGCACGTAATGAATTACGTGAAGCGTTGCTTTCATTAGGTCCTATCTTTGCTGAAATGCCATTCTTCATGAGTGAAGAATTCAGCCTGGTGGATTGCTACCTGGCACCGCTGTTGTGGCGTTTACCTGCGTTGGGGATCACTCTGACCGGTAATGGCAGTAAAGAAGTGAATGCATACATGAACCGCATTTTCTCCCGCAGTTCTTTCAAAGCTTCTCTGACTGATCAGGAACGCGAAATTCATAATCCGTTATGAGTAAAATGACATCCAATCAGCCGTATTTGCTGCGTGCATTTTACGAATGGATTGTAGACAACCAGTTAACGCCCTACATTGTGGTAGATGCCACGGTGGATCGTGTTGATGTTCCGCAGGAATTCATTAAAGACGGCCAGATCGTGCTTAATGTTTCTCCTTCTGCGTGCGTTAACTTCTCGCTGGATCTGGACGCTATTTCGTTTCAGGCTCGTTTTGGTGGGCAACCCCGCCAGATCTATATGCCTTGCCATGCTGTACTGGCAATCTATGCCCGTGAGAATGGCGCAGGAACTGTTTTTGCCGTTGAAGATGAAATGCAGGCGCCTGAACAGTTGAGCGATGACGATACTGACACGCTGAACGGACCGTCTTCCGACGTTACCGATGGCGATTCTGAGAACGCGCCGGTGCCGCCGAAGAAAGGCAAACCTACGCTGAAAATCATTAAATAAAAAAATCCGGCCTCCGCGCCGGATTTTTTAATTCTGTTTAATACTGTTTCTTAAAAGTACTGCTGTTGTGATCTGGCCGTGAGCAAACCGGGAGGATCCTGCGCCAGGATAAATGCTCCATACAACAACAGAGAGCTTTATCATGGCAAACAGAACCCTTCGCTACACAACCCTCTGCATGGCCACCCTGCCGGCATTTACTTTAAGCGCCGCTGAAGTAGAAATATCAGTGGAAAACCTCAC encodes the following:
- a CDS encoding cytochrome b, with translation MNAFLNWIEERIPMMRVANMHAIQYPAPRNMNFWYVFGFLATIVLVNQIVTGIWLTMNFNPTAEGAFFSVEYIMREVDFGWIIRYMHSTGASAFFIVVYMHMFRGMIYGSYQKPRELLWVFGMFIYLALMAEAFMGYVLPWGQMSYWGAQVIVSLFGAIPVIGPDLVIWIQGDYVISGATLNRFFALHVIALPLVIVILVFLHIIALHEVGSNNPDGVAIKHKKGSLPESEKTKYEIHEYYTSKYDIADDVVPFFPHIVLKDLVAFSIFLFVFCYIMFFAPEMGGKFLEHPNFEIANPLKTPEHIFPVWYFTPFYAILKAVPDKLFGVIAMFGAIAALFALPWLDRGRVKSWRYRCGLHKVNLLLFAAVFVFLGYLGGTPQENWKIIASQVATVLYFGFFVALFLYSKNETTKPVPARIPK
- a CDS encoding cytochrome c1; protein product: MRKLMLLLAFLVPGMAMAASGNVHLDKAPVDLTDKASLQRGAKIFMNYCLGCHSMQYQRYQRTFTDLGIPDEIGQENLQFTGEKVTDYITRSMPEEAAATWFGAAPPDLTLVNRVRGSDWIYTYLRSFYVDESRPFGVNNVVFKDVGMPHVLQPLQGTPRLTHEETMVDGEMKEQFVGIKTDGDGALSTEEYDQAIADLVNFLAYSGEPFRLQSEAIGKWVLVFIVVLFIFVFLLKKEYWKEVH
- the sspA gene encoding stringent starvation protein SspA is translated as MAVAANKRSIMTLFSDTIDIYSHQVRIVLAEKGVGVEISYTDPTNLPEDLIDLNPYGTVPTLVDRELVLYKSHIIMEYLDERFPHPPLMPVYPVSRGQSRLMMHRIEQDWYSLAARIFRNEGDVEAARNELREALLSLGPIFAEMPFFMSEEFSLVDCYLAPLLWRLPALGITLTGNGSKEVNAYMNRIFSRSSFKASLTDQEREIHNPL
- a CDS encoding ClpXP protease specificity-enhancing factor, whose product is MSKMTSNQPYLLRAFYEWIVDNQLTPYIVVDATVDRVDVPQEFIKDGQIVLNVSPSACVNFSLDLDAISFQARFGGQPRQIYMPCHAVLAIYARENGAGTVFAVEDEMQAPEQLSDDDTDTLNGPSSDVTDGDSENAPVPPKKGKPTLKIIK